In one Lepisosteus oculatus isolate fLepOcu1 chromosome 26, fLepOcu1.hap2, whole genome shotgun sequence genomic region, the following are encoded:
- the LOC102690770 gene encoding sodium- and chloride-dependent GABA transporter ine — MQAAMEDSLDRVKEEQIKRPTWSRQIEFTLAGIGCAVGLGNVWRFPYLCYRSGGGAFLVPYIIMLVVLGIPLLYMELAVGQYHRLGPVHAMAKVCPLLKGAGMATVAISFIMCTYYNVIITWALYYLFSSFQSLLPWANCNNTWNIPDNCSDHVTSNSSSTTASQQFFDYKVLEKTAGIEEAGQLRWELFCLLILAWVLIYLCIFKGVKSTGKVVYFTALFPYLILLALLINNVQLPGAMEGIKFFIIPEWEKLASVEVWINAAAQIFNSIGIAFGSLMAMSSYNNFNNSVLKDTLAISITNSATSILAGFVIFSAFGYMSHLTHTPVSKIAVDGPGLVYVVYPQAFLTMPVAPLWAVLFFFMLLCLGLDSQFAMVEVMVTSLMDGLGSPLLKYFRRKELLVLAVCFMAFLLGIPHVMQGGIYIFQLMDHYTAIVSIMFLAFFEVVAICWIYGVRRLSSNVEEMTGHKPNWFFTGCWTVVSPLLVTVILVFAVIQFKPARYTDYVYPAWAQGLGWVIAMASIIWIPLGALHTLWILPGSFTQRLRQSLTPYGLDTLSKRPRYGDSPDIAIVSASF, encoded by the exons ATGCAGGCAGCGATGGAGGACAGTCTGGACCGAGTGAAAGAAGAGCAGATTAAAAGGCCAACTTGGAGCCGGCAGATAGAGTTCACCCTTGCTGGTATAGGCTGTGCGGTGGGACTCGGTAATGTCTGGAGATTCCCCTATTTGTGCTACAGGAGTGGAGGAG GTGCTTTCCTGGTGCCTTACATCATTATGCTAGTAGTCCTGGGGATCCCTCTGCTATACATGGAGCTGGCCGTGGGCCAGTATCACAGACTGGGGCCTGTGCACGCCATGGCCAAAGTCTGCCCTTTGCTCAAAG GGGCTGGCATGGCAACAGTGGCTATATCCTTCATAATGTGCACCTACTACAACGTCATTATCACCTGGGCCCTCTACTACTTGTTTAGCTCCTTCCAGAGCCTCCTTCCTTGGGCAAACTGCAACAACACCTGGAACATCCCCGACAACTGCTCAGACCACGTGACCAGCAACTCCTCTTCCACTACGGCCAGCCAGCAGTTCTTTGA TTACAAAGTGCTGGAGAAGACAGCTGGGATTGAGGAGGCCGGCCAGCTACGCTGGGAGTTGTTCTGCCTGCTCATTTTGGCCTGGGTGCTCATCTACCTCTGTATCTTCAAAGGTGTCAAATCCACTGGGAAG GTGGTTTATTTTACAGCTCTTTTCCCATACTTGATCCTTCTGGCCTTGCTGATCAATAACGTGCAGCTGCCCGGAGCCATGGAGGGGATTAAATTCTTCATTATACCCGAGTGGGAAAAACTGGCATCAGTGGAG GTTTGGATCAATGCGGCCGCCCAGATCTTCAATTCCATTGGAATCGCCTTCGGCTCACTCATGGCCATGTCTAGCTACAACAACTTCAACAACAGTGTCTTGAA AGACACGCTGGCCATCTCCATTACCAACTCGGCCACCAGTATCCTGGCCGGCTTTGTCATTTTCTCTGCGTTCGGCTACATGTCTCACCTAACACACACACCAGTCAGCAAAATAGCTGTGGATG GTCCAGGCCTCGTTTACGTGGTTTACCCACAAGCCTTCTTAACAATGCCCGTAGCTCCTCTTTGGGcagttctgtttttcttcatgCTGCTGTGCTTGGGGCTGGACAGTCAG TTTGCAATGGTGGAAGTGATGGTGACCAGCCTGATGGATGGCCTGGGGAGTCCCTTGTTAAAGTACTTCAGAAGGAAAGAGCTCCTCGTCCTTGCCGTCTGCTTCATGGCTTTCCTCCTGGGAATTCCCCACGTCATGCAG gggGGCATTTATATTTTCCAGTTAATGGACCACTACACTGCCATAGTGTCTATCATGTTTCTTGCCTTTTTTGAAGTGGTTGCAATTTGCTGGATATATG GAGTGAGACGTCTTTCCAGCAATGTAGAGGAGATGACTGGACACAAACCAAACTGGTTTTTCACTGGCTGTTGGACGGTTGTATCCCCTTTGCTGGTCACG GTCATCCTGGTGTTTGCGGTCATTCAGTTCAAACCCGCCCGCTACACGGACTACGTCTACCCTGCCTGGGCTCAGGGGCTTGGCTGGGTTATCGCCATGGCTTCCATAATCTGGATCCCCCTGGGAGCGCTCCACACTCTCTGGATTCTCCCGGGCTCCTTCACACAG AGATTACGACAATCCCTTACCCCCTATGGCCTCGATACCCTTTCAAAGAGACCCCGTTATGGAGACAGCCCAGACATTGCGATCGTCTCTGCTTCCTTCTGA